TCAGTGACAGAGACAAACACTGGGATCTCTTCACGGCCGACTACGTTGACTTGTAAGACTTCAACGTCGCCATCAATGGGATAACAATCAAATTGAAAGCCGGTAAGGCTGTTGTCACAAAGACCATTTAAATGGTTAGCAATAGTGTGGATATTCATATTTGTCCTTATTGACATATTATGTCTGCGAATAAAGATAGCACCTAGACATAATATGTCAAGCGCTATCTGGTCCATTAAAAAAGATTCATCACTTCATTGTCTGACCAAGCGGCTAAATGATAGTGATATAACTGCAGTGAACCTATGGTGTTCACATTAATATTTTGTTTATCATCATAAAAATTTGCCGGAAATTCAAAGGCGCCTTTGATTAAGCCCAGTGTTAGCCAATCATCTTGTATTGGCATCTTGTCGAGCTTTGTTAATCGTTGAGCAGGGCTTGCGCCATGTTTACTGGCAATACTCCAGCCCCATTCGCCAAAGCTTGGTACGTTATGGTGATATTGATCGACATTAAAACCTGCAGCTTGCAAGGTTTTTCCGATCGAAATAAACGCCTTTGGTGCATGATATGGAGAGGTTGATTGTACCGTGACAACGCCATCGGCGCTGAGGAGTTCATTGAGTTTTCGATAAAATAAATCAGAATAAAGCTTATTTAAATCCGGATGGCTTGGGTCAGGCAAATCAACAATGATGGCATCAAAATGTTGACCTGACTGGATCAGTTTGTCGACACCATTAAAAGCATCATCATGGATTAACGTCAGCCTAGGGTCATTCAAACTATTGTCATTAAGCGCTAACAAGACTTGGCTTAAAAAGGCAGGCATATCATCAGGAGGCGCTTTGAAAAGGCTAACCAAGTCTTTGTCTAAATCCATTAATGTGACGCTTTTAGGCTGCCATGCAAGCACCTGTTTTAAGCCTAGGCCATCTCCACCACCAATAATTAATACCTTATCGTGTCGGGCGCTGGCAGCTAAGGTTGGGTGAACTAAAAAGCTATGATAGATATGCTCGTCACTACTTGAGAACTGCAAGCGGCCGTTAATATACAAATTGTAAACGGGGGCTAAACCATTACCCCGTAAACGCTCAGTAAATGTGAGTTGCTGAAAACGAGTGGCTTTGGCATAAACCACCTTATCTTTGTATAGCAGATTATTAAAATGTTGTTCCCACTGTGGCCCTTTGGAGGCCAGTACGCCAATACAAACACTGGCAACGATATGACCCAATAGCAATAATTTTGCATGGTTAATCTTGTGCCAAAAACGCACAATAAAGATAAATCCTGCAATTAAATTCACACTGGCGGTGAGTGCCGCGGCCAGTTGAATATCAATGGCCAGCATAAAGCCAACCCAAATAGCGGCACCTACCCCTGCGCCAATATAATCTGCGCCGTAAATTGTACCAGCATTATGAAGTAAATGAGCTTCTGAAAGAGACTGGCGGACTCTGGCGATCAGTGGAATTTCCATGCCGATCATTAAGCCAAGTAACACTCCCCAAGCATAAGGTAGGTATTCGCTGAGTGCTTGCAG
This Shewanella aestuarii DNA region includes the following protein-coding sequences:
- a CDS encoding polyamine aminopropyltransferase, translated to MSDTLLEADPTQPVKGGFKQSTEASSHPAQKRLAWFDDALLLGIMALLAGCGLIYEYLLSHYAGRILGALEAAIYTMIGLMIVSMGVGAFAARKIKCAFTGFAILELTVALCGSFAIIITAAVIGFGQQLPLAIANNLGLPADTLPNGGFIATLQALSEYLPYAWGVLLGLMIGMEIPLIARVRQSLSEAHLLHNAGTIYGADYIGAGVGAAIWVGFMLAIDIQLAAALTASVNLIAGFIFIVRFWHKINHAKLLLLGHIVASVCIGVLASKGPQWEQHFNNLLYKDKVVYAKATRFQQLTFTERLRGNGLAPVYNLYINGRLQFSSSDEHIYHSFLVHPTLAASARHDKVLIIGGGDGLGLKQVLAWQPKSVTLMDLDKDLVSLFKAPPDDMPAFLSQVLLALNDNSLNDPRLTLIHDDAFNGVDKLIQSGQHFDAIIVDLPDPSHPDLNKLYSDLFYRKLNELLSADGVVTVQSTSPYHAPKAFISIGKTLQAAGFNVDQYHHNVPSFGEWGWSIASKHGASPAQRLTKLDKMPIQDDWLTLGLIKGAFEFPANFYDDKQNINVNTIGSLQLYHYHLAAWSDNEVMNLF